The following are encoded together in the Peromyscus leucopus breed LL Stock chromosome 1, UCI_PerLeu_2.1, whole genome shotgun sequence genome:
- the LOC114684480 gene encoding vomeronasal type-1 receptor 4-like, translated as MDFWNLTIKIILLSQTTAGILGNFSLLYYYLVHYAERKLKPTDLIHMHLMAANTLIILSSGVPHTMAAFGLKQFVNYFGCRLILYIQRVGRSVSIGTTCLLSIFQAITISQKEFCCKDQKVKCAKYIECCIALLWVLYMLINVIFPVYQFIKRNSKNVTRKRDFGYCSTDGRDEISDSLYSALVVCPEIFFSFLMAWSSGYMIVILYRHKQRVQHIHSSCSSSRIGFESRVTQSILALVSTFLAFYTLSSILQGCVALLQNYNRWLVNISFLTSLCFPCFAPFVFMNHYSMVPRLTCSGS; from the coding sequence ATGGACTTCTGGAATCTCACCatcaaaatcattttattgtcACAAACTACAGctggaattctgggaaatttctctcttctttactaCTATCTAGTTCACTATGCAGAACGTAAATTAAAGCCCACAGATTTGATTCACATGCACCTAATGGCAGCCAACACCTTGATCATTCTCTCTTCAGGAGTGCCACACACAATGGCAGCTTTTGGGTTGAAGCAGTTTGTAAATTATTTTGGATGcagattaattttatatattcaaagGGTTGGCCGTAGTGTCTCCATTGGCACCACCTGCCTGTTGAGTATCTTCCAGGCCATCACCATCAGTCAGAAGGAATTCTGCTGTAAGGATCAAAAAGTTAAATGTGCAAAATACATCGAATGCTGCATTGCCCTCCTCTGGGTCTTGTACATGTTGATAAATGTCATTTTCCCTGTGTACCAATTTATCAAAAGGAATAGTAAAAATGTGACGAGAAAACGGGACTTTGGATACTGCTCAACTGATGGGCGGGATGAAATCAGTGACTCCCTCTATTCAGCACTGGTGGTATGCCCTgaaatcttcttttcttttctcatggcCTGGTCTAGTGGCTACATGATTGTCATTCTGTACAGACATAAACAGAGGGTTCAACACATCCATAGCTCTTGTAGTTCCAGCAGAATCGGTTTTGAGTCCAGAGTCACCCAGAGCATCCTGGCTCTGGTGTCTACATTTCTGGCTTTTTATACTCTCTCCTCTATCTTACAAGGCTGTGTTGCTCTTTTGCAAAATTACAATCGGTGGCTGGTGAACATCAGTTTCCTAACATCTCTATGTTTCCCCTGTTTTGCACCCTTTGTTTTTATGAATCATTACTCCATGGTGCCTAGACTCACTTGTTCCGGATCATGA